The DNA window TGATCTCTCCATCCCCGGGCGGGTCGAGGCCGAGGCCTATGATAAAGGAGGCGAAGGTGTTGCCTACCATGACACCACCACCGGCAACCAGGGGGGTGCCTACCGGCAGGATGATGTGGACATCGAGTCCGGTGCCAGCGGCTATGATCTCTGCTTCATCCGCGATGGAGAGTGGGTGAACTATACGGTGAATGTGGCCGCCGCCGGGGAGTATACGGCAACCTTCCGGACCGCGGCCTGGAACGACGGGCATACGATCACCCTCTCTGTCGACGGCACCTCGGTCGGATCGGCCGGACTGGCGAACACCGGTTCCTCTGAAGCATATGTCGACACCACCATGTCGGTCTCATTGTCGGCCGGCACCCACACGCTGACCGTTCAATTCTCCGGTGACGGCGAGAACCTGGACTATCTCTCCTTCGCCGCGGTGCCGGTGACGACCCCGACGTCGAGACCGACGCTGCAGCCGATCCCGCCGTCGACGCTGCAGCCGACAGACCCTGATCAGGACGGGCTGTACGAGGATCTCAACGGCAACGGGGCACTCGATTTCAATGACGTCGTCCTCTTCTTCGACCGGATGGACTGGATCGCAGGCTATGAACCCGTTGAAGTCTTCGACTTCGACCGGAACGGTCGGATCGATTTCAATGATATCGTCAGGGTCTTCTCTCTCCTCTGACCCTGCAGATACCTTTATTGAACCTGCCAAAAAGAGTAGTATTCGATGGTATCGTCTCTCCGTGTCCTCTCTCTGCTCAGTTTGACGGCTCTTCTGGTGCTCTTCCTCTCGTCCATACCCGGGCCGGCCGAGGCTACGGTCAAGATCGTGCCCCTTGGAGACTCAATCACCAAGGGGTCCACCCAGACCGCTGATGAGGCTCAGTACCCGACCTATCGGTACTGGCTCTGGCATTCGCTGCAGGACAACGGGTATGACGTGGACTTTGTCGGGAGCTGGGACCAGCCCCGGTTCCAGGACTTCTCGTTCGACCAGGACAATGAAGGGCATGGGGGGTACACCACCGACGGGATCCTGAACGGCGCCTCCGACGACCCCTGGCAGGGACACCTCTCCGGGTGGCTCGGGTCCTACTCTCCTGATATCGCGCTGGTGGAACTCGGGACCAACGACGTCCTTCACCAGGTACCAGCCGATCAGAGCATTCGAAACCTGGAGGCGATCATCGACACCCTCCGGGACCGGAACCCGCACGTGAAGATCCTGGTCGGGACGGTGATCCCCACGTCGATCTACCGTGAGAACCTGATCGCCCTGAACCAGAGGATCCCGGAGGTGGCGGCCGACAAGAGCACCACCGCTTCCCCGGTCAAGATCGTTGATCTCTACTCGGGGTACGACGGCCTGGCCGACAACCAGCTGCCGCTCGGTGTCCATCCGAACCTGCAGGGGGAGAAGAAGATTGCAGCGAAATGGTATAATGCGCTGGTTCCGCTGCTCGATTCGTCGACACCCACGCCGACACCAACGTCGACTCCAACATCGACCCCGAAACCCACACCGACCCAGGACTCGCACCTGATCACGGGACCGGTGAAGATCACGGTACCGGGGACGTACACCCTGGCGAACGACATCACCGGCTCTTCGAGCCAGGTCGGGATCGAGATTGCGAGTTCTAACGTGGTGCTCGAAGGGAACGAGCACACGATCAGTGGAACCGGTCAGGACGGGTCCTGTGGGGTCTTTGTCTCCTCCAGTGACACCCCGATCAGCGGGGTGGTGATCCGGAACCTGAAGGTCTCGAACTGGGGCTATGGGATCTATTACTACCAGGGTGTCACGGGCGGGACGGTGACCGGGTGTGAGGTCACGGGGAACTCGTTTGCCGGGGTGGTCCTGTACTCGGGTGGTGATAGGACCACGATCCGGGGGAACACGATCACCCGGAACATCCGCGGGGTCTACCTGGCGAATGTCGATGGGGCCGGCGTGGTCGATAATATGCTTAAAAATCAGAATAATGCCGTCTTTGCGGGCACTGTCACCAGCACCGTCTGGGCGCTTCCGGTACAGGCCGGGACCAACATCGCCGGCGGACCCTCGCTCGGCGGTAATTACTGGGGGTCGACCGCCGGGACCGGGTTCTCTGATACCGCATCGGACGCCGACCACGATGGTTTCTCTGACCAGCAGTACACCGTCTGGGGCGGCAACGTCGACCCGCTGCCGCTGGTCACGTACGTGCCCCCCACGCCAACGCCGTCCCCGACGCCGACCCCAACCTTCACACCCGGGCCGTTCACCAGCCTGACCGTTCCGGGCACCCTGCAGGCGGAGCAGTACGACAACGGCGGCGAGGGTACGGCCTACCATGACACCACCCCGGGCAATCAGGGCGGGGAGTACCGGCAGGACGACGTGGACATCGAGTCCGGTGCCAGCGGGTATGACCTCTGCTTTATCCGGACCGGGGAGTGGGTGAACTATACGATGCAGGTTGCCACTGCCGGCGACTACACGGCCGCCTTCCGGGCGGCGAGTTGGGGCGATGACCACACGATCACCCTCTCGATCGACGGCACCGTGGCCGGCACGGTCGTGCTCGCCGACACTGGTTCGTCTGAGGTGTATGCCGACACCGCCATCCCGGTCTCCCTACCGTCCGGCACCCACACACTGACACTTGAGTTCACCGGCGACGGTGAGAACCTGGATTATGTCGTCTTCACCGCGGTGCCGGTCTCAACACCAACGTTGACCCCCACACCGACCGGGAATCAGACCGGTACGCTGCAGCCGATCCCTCCGTCGACGCTGGTACCGACCGATCCCAATAACGACGGACAGTACGAGGACCTGAACGGGGATGGACTGGTCGACTTCTCTGATGTGGTGATCTTCTTCAACCAGATGGACTGGATCGCTGAGAACGAGCCGGTGGCGGCCTTTGACTTCAACCAGAACGGACAGATCGACTTCAATGATGTGGTCATTCTCTTTGAGAGGCTCTGATCCCTTTTTGTGAAGAGACCTGCCGCCCGGCTCATCCTTAATTATAAAAAAGTGAAGTGTATCAGAGTCGGGTCAGGTATCGGTAGGCCTCGAGCGCTGCTTTCGCCCCTTCTCCGGCCGCGATGATGATCTGATTTCCCTTGATACTGGTCACATCTCCTGCGGCAAAGACCCCTGCACGGTTGGTGTGACAGTTCTCATCGACGACGATCTTTCCGTCACCGGTCAGGGTCAGCAGATCGCTGAGGAACCCGGTATTCGGGAGCCAGCCGATCTCGGCAAAGACCCCGTCCAGCAGGATGGTGGTCTCCTTCCCGGTTTTACTGTCAGTGATCGTGATCTGATCGAGGAAGAGATCACCGTGTAACTGCGTGATCTGGTGATACAGATGGACCGTGATGTTCGAGATAGTCTCGAGTTTCTTGATATAGGTCGGGTCAGCCTTCAAATCGGCTCGGACGATCAGACTGACCGACGATGCGATCCTGCTCATCTCGATGGCGGTCTGGACCGCCGCATTGCCGCCGCCGACGATAGCGATCTTCTTGTCCTTGAAGAGCGGGCCGTCACAGGTGGTGCAGACCGAGAGCCCGCGCCCGAGGTACCGGTCCTCCCCCTCGACCCCGAGCGGACGTGGATGCATACCTGAGGCGACGATCACAGCCTTCGCCTGAATGGTCCCGCCGGTCGCGGTCGTGGCCAGGAAGTGATCTCCTTCTGAAACGAGCGTCTCGACCCTGTCCAGGTCAAGACGGAGTGACTGCTGCCGCACCTGCTCCTCGAACTTCTGCATCAGGTCGTTGCCTGATATCATCCGGTAGCCCATGTAGTTCTCGATCGCCCAGCTCTCCATCGCCTGACCGCCGATGTTCTCGGTGATCAGCACCGTCGAGAGCAACTTTCGTGCGCAGTAGACACCGGCGGTCAGCCCGGCCGGGCCGGCACCGATGATCAACACATCGACGGCGTCAGCCCTCTTCTCGGCGCCGAAGAGTTCCTCCAACCGCGGGGTGTCAAACCCGATCACAACCTTATCGTCGACGGTCAGCACGGGTACCCCGTATTGCCCTGAGATCTTCACCATCTCTGCGGCAGCTTCCCTGTCCTGCCCTACATTGATGGCCTGATACGCGACATGCTTCTTATCGAGGAAAGCCTTGACCATCTTGCAGTACGGACAGTTGTCGGTGAAATAGACCCTGACGGTTCCCATGTCTGCAGATTGAAGGTCTGGTGGTATAAATATGCTGGGGCTGTGCTTCCTTGAGCGTCCTATCCATCCATCGGAATAGAAAAAAAGGGCTGTGTTTCATCCCCACTGCCCTGGAAATGGCAGAGATCGAGACCGGCTGCGAGTGGTGTTCCTGAAGGAATTTTCG is part of the Methanosphaerula palustris E1-9c genome and encodes:
- a CDS encoding GDSL-type esterase/lipase family protein translates to MVSSLRVLSLLSLTALLVLFLSSIPGPAEATVKIVPLGDSITKGSTQTADEAQYPTYRYWLWHSLQDNGYDVDFVGSWDQPRFQDFSFDQDNEGHGGYTTDGILNGASDDPWQGHLSGWLGSYSPDIALVELGTNDVLHQVPADQSIRNLEAIIDTLRDRNPHVKILVGTVIPTSIYRENLIALNQRIPEVAADKSTTASPVKIVDLYSGYDGLADNQLPLGVHPNLQGEKKIAAKWYNALVPLLDSSTPTPTPTSTPTSTPKPTPTQDSHLITGPVKITVPGTYTLANDITGSSSQVGIEIASSNVVLEGNEHTISGTGQDGSCGVFVSSSDTPISGVVIRNLKVSNWGYGIYYYQGVTGGTVTGCEVTGNSFAGVVLYSGGDRTTIRGNTITRNIRGVYLANVDGAGVVDNMLKNQNNAVFAGTVTSTVWALPVQAGTNIAGGPSLGGNYWGSTAGTGFSDTASDADHDGFSDQQYTVWGGNVDPLPLVTYVPPTPTPSPTPTPTFTPGPFTSLTVPGTLQAEQYDNGGEGTAYHDTTPGNQGGEYRQDDVDIESGASGYDLCFIRTGEWVNYTMQVATAGDYTAAFRAASWGDDHTITLSIDGTVAGTVVLADTGSSEVYADTAIPVSLPSGTHTLTLEFTGDGENLDYVVFTAVPVSTPTLTPTPTGNQTGTLQPIPPSTLVPTDPNNDGQYEDLNGDGLVDFSDVVIFFNQMDWIAENEPVAAFDFNQNGQIDFNDVVILFERL
- a CDS encoding FAD-dependent oxidoreductase → MGTVRVYFTDNCPYCKMVKAFLDKKHVAYQAINVGQDREAAAEMVKISGQYGVPVLTVDDKVVIGFDTPRLEELFGAEKRADAVDVLIIGAGPAGLTAGVYCARKLLSTVLITENIGGQAMESWAIENYMGYRMISGNDLMQKFEEQVRQQSLRLDLDRVETLVSEGDHFLATTATGGTIQAKAVIVASGMHPRPLGVEGEDRYLGRGLSVCTTCDGPLFKDKKIAIVGGGNAAVQTAIEMSRIASSVSLIVRADLKADPTYIKKLETISNITVHLYHQITQLHGDLFLDQITITDSKTGKETTILLDGVFAEIGWLPNTGFLSDLLTLTGDGKIVVDENCHTNRAGVFAAGDVTSIKGNQIIIAAGEGAKAALEAYRYLTRL